The Actinocatenispora sera genome has a window encoding:
- a CDS encoding TetR/AcrR family transcriptional regulator produces the protein MPKINAATVAEHRAQQRAALVRAAIDILIEQGAGAVTPGAVGARAGLARSSFYQYFPSGAAILAAIVEDAFAAADTARDQALRTVEHPAGHIDAFVRAELRLAAQGLHRPAAALMRAELPQECRDRVHELHRLHYLPLQEAIAELSPTAPQLTAQLVGGLLQSAMAAVEGGADPDHVAERTLRLIHHGLG, from the coding sequence ATGCCCAAGATCAACGCGGCCACGGTGGCCGAGCACCGCGCCCAGCAACGTGCCGCGTTGGTCCGGGCCGCGATCGACATCCTGATCGAGCAGGGCGCCGGCGCGGTCACCCCGGGCGCGGTCGGCGCCCGCGCGGGCCTGGCCCGTTCCAGCTTCTACCAGTACTTCCCCTCCGGGGCCGCCATCCTGGCGGCCATCGTCGAGGACGCCTTCGCCGCCGCCGACACCGCCCGCGACCAGGCGCTGCGCACCGTCGAGCACCCGGCGGGACACATCGACGCCTTCGTGCGTGCCGAGCTTCGGCTCGCCGCGCAGGGCCTCCACCGCCCGGCGGCCGCCCTGATGCGGGCCGAACTACCCCAGGAATGCCGCGACCGGGTCCACGAACTCCACCGGCTGCACTACCTGCCGCTCCAGGAAGCGATCGCCGAGCTCAGCCCCACCGCCCCGCAGCTGACGGCCCAGCTCGTCGGCGGCCTGCTGCAGTCGGCCATGGCCGCCGTCGAGGGCGGCGCGGACCCGGACCACGTCGCCGAGCGGACCCTGCGCCTCATCCACCACGGGCTCGGCTGA
- a CDS encoding ABC transporter ATP-binding protein yields MTPTTPATATTVDGTTLPAALRLAGVTLRLGSGAQQVTALDRVDLTVARGEFLALTGPSGSGKSSLLAVAGGLQSPSEGTVHVAGTDLTTLTEGQRTAHRRNHIGYVFQHANLLASLTAREQLLVAAHIAGRLDGSARQRADELLDAVGMTARADRRPHQLSGGERQRVGLARALLLAPEILLVDEPTSALDRARSRDIVDLIARQTRAQNTATVMVTHDTEILDAADRVRNLRDGRLT; encoded by the coding sequence ATGACCCCGACCACCCCGGCCACCGCCACCACCGTGGACGGCACGACCCTGCCCGCCGCGCTGCGACTGGCCGGTGTCACCCTCCGGCTGGGCAGCGGAGCCCAGCAGGTCACCGCGCTCGACCGGGTCGACCTGACCGTCGCGCGGGGCGAGTTCCTCGCCCTCACCGGCCCGTCCGGTTCGGGAAAGTCCAGCCTCCTCGCCGTCGCCGGCGGGCTGCAGAGCCCCAGCGAGGGAACCGTCCACGTCGCCGGTACCGACCTGACCACCCTCACCGAGGGCCAGCGCACCGCGCACCGACGCAACCACATCGGCTACGTCTTCCAGCATGCCAACCTGCTCGCCTCCCTCACCGCCAGGGAACAGTTGCTCGTCGCCGCGCACATCGCCGGCCGTCTCGACGGGTCGGCCCGCCAACGGGCCGACGAGCTGCTGGACGCGGTCGGGATGACCGCCCGCGCCGACCGGCGTCCGCACCAGCTCTCCGGGGGCGAGCGCCAGCGGGTCGGACTGGCCCGTGCCCTCCTCCTCGCCCCCGAGATCCTCCTCGTGGACGAACCGACCTCCGCGCTCGACCGGGCACGCTCCCGCGACATCGTCGACCTGATCGCCCGGCAGACCCGCGCCCAGAACACGGCCACCGTCATGGTCACCCACGACACCGAGATACTGGACGCGGCCGACCGGGTCCGAAACCTGCGGGACGGCCGACTGACCTGA
- a CDS encoding ABC transporter permease, which produces MFLALRDLRFARGRFALIGAVVALIAMLGVILSGLASGLADSGVSALRALPVTHLAFDKSATGELFSRSTVTKTTWEAWASQPGVRRAEPFGQQLVHARLAGSAGKQLDLAVFGVEPDGFLAPPPVSGRPLSAAPNGVLISADIAAEGVRIGDRLTAGQAGTELTVVGTIGHASFGHIGVVYAPLPLWQQLHYGLAGPLPAAATDQATAVALQLAPGVDPATADRRLGTRSVDKAGTYAASPGYTAESSTMTLIRAFLYAISALVVGSFFTVWTIQRRQEIALLKAIGAGTGYLLRDALTQVTVVLLLATAAGTGVGLALGRAMNRSAPFSLDPGQVTMAAALLIVLGLAGAAVAIRRITKVQALTALGANR; this is translated from the coding sequence ATGTTCCTCGCCCTCCGCGACCTGCGGTTCGCCCGCGGCCGCTTCGCGCTCATCGGCGCGGTCGTCGCCCTGATCGCCATGCTCGGCGTCATCCTGTCCGGGCTGGCCAGCGGGCTCGCCGACTCCGGTGTCTCCGCGCTGCGCGCCCTGCCCGTCACGCACCTGGCGTTCGACAAGTCCGCTACCGGAGAACTGTTCTCCCGCTCCACCGTCACGAAGACCACCTGGGAAGCCTGGGCGTCCCAACCGGGCGTACGCCGGGCCGAGCCGTTCGGGCAGCAGCTCGTCCACGCACGGCTGGCCGGTTCGGCCGGCAAGCAGCTGGATCTCGCCGTGTTCGGGGTCGAGCCCGACGGGTTCCTGGCGCCCCCACCGGTGTCGGGGCGGCCCCTGTCGGCGGCCCCGAACGGCGTCCTGATCAGCGCGGACATCGCCGCGGAGGGCGTGCGCATCGGCGACCGGTTGACCGCCGGACAGGCGGGCACCGAGCTGACCGTCGTGGGCACGATCGGGCACGCCTCGTTCGGCCACATCGGCGTCGTGTACGCGCCGCTGCCGCTCTGGCAACAGCTGCACTACGGTCTGGCCGGCCCGCTGCCGGCGGCGGCCACCGACCAGGCGACCGCCGTGGCCCTCCAACTCGCACCCGGCGTGGACCCCGCCACGGCCGACCGCCGGCTCGGCACGCGGAGCGTGGACAAGGCGGGCACCTACGCGGCATCCCCGGGCTACACCGCCGAATCCAGCACCATGACCCTGATCCGCGCCTTCCTGTACGCCATCTCCGCCCTGGTCGTGGGCTCCTTCTTCACGGTGTGGACCATCCAGCGCCGCCAGGAGATCGCCCTGCTGAAGGCCATCGGGGCGGGAACCGGCTACCTCCTGCGCGACGCACTGACGCAGGTCACCGTCGTCCTGCTGCTGGCCACCGCCGCCGGCACCGGCGTCGGTCTCGCGTTGGGCCGAGCGATGAACCGGTCGGCGCCCTTCTCCCTCGACCCCGGCCAGGTGACCATGGCCGCGGCCCTGCTGATCGTTCTCGGTCTGGCCGGAGCCGCCGTCGCGATCCGTCGCATCACCAAGGTGCAGGCCCTCACCGCCCTCGGAGCCAACCGATGA
- a CDS encoding antibiotic biosynthesis monooxygenase family protein, with translation MSRHLRAGSGALRSEEMGAQSMYTVMNRIPVPGGEESTFEERFTASMGETLPGVDGLLGARLLRPAQAGGVYVAVMEFTTRDAFTAWMRSPSFRAAHGPSTQGMAGTVEPFETVAAVADGVPGESA, from the coding sequence ATGAGTCGGCATCTTCGGGCCGGCTCCGGTGCCCTCCGGTCGGAGGAGATGGGTGCGCAGTCGATGTACACGGTGATGAACCGGATCCCGGTCCCGGGCGGCGAGGAGTCCACCTTCGAGGAGCGATTCACGGCGAGCATGGGTGAGACGCTGCCCGGGGTGGACGGCCTGCTCGGGGCGCGCCTGCTGCGCCCCGCACAGGCCGGCGGGGTGTACGTGGCGGTGATGGAGTTCACCACCCGGGACGCGTTCACCGCCTGGATGCGCTCGCCGTCCTTCCGGGCCGCCCACGGACCCTCCACCCAGGGCATGGCCGGCACCGTCGAGCCGTTCGAGACCGTCGCCGCGGTCGCCGACGGCGTACCGGGTGAGTCCGCCTGA
- a CDS encoding type 2 lanthipeptide synthetase LanM family protein, which yields MEAALVALRRAMSQALSAVERGKPAVVDPGRSARADRIMARWRAQPPFHKAGWFDRRLAADGLTVEVVHDQLAEPPDALADRVGLGHAGATAEVAGGSWVDELVAAFATPAPIELPAEHDLAAVAGPLLTAAAGRLRTALAPLGDTPFGDPDAAVARFLPSLTAHAYALTQRSMVLEVQVAKVTGALTADTPTGRYRQFLDRLRDPGIAAGLLAEYPVLARRLVTVCRNWVTASAELVHRLVADLPELSARFAGGAPLGAVTQLETDLGDRHRGGRTVARLRFEHGVRILYKPRSLAVDAHYQQLVAWLNGYLRWPLAELPCLARDGYGWVAHVQQRYCSDGADLHRFYHRAGTLTALLYLLEATDCHAQNLIAVGDQPVLIDHETLLTPRLREDLHELSAAELVANTAIGGSVLRSGMLPYRAWVEVGNGGADVSALGWDPRELPPREIPELRDAGTDEVRVGYRRVGIGQVASRPLPPGEPLRLADFRADLDAGFTEAYRILAGHREAVRELLDAFADDEIRVLCRETMEYRTLVVAGLHPDRLRDGLAADRHLDRLWELVPRLEAVAPLLASERADLAATDVPVFTARPGGTALCDAAGRKLPAVSDEPALSLALAKLDALGEDDLAAQRSLLRWAVESSRTDHVPQADGTVAAVVPAAPLPAADRVAARALEYAGRAADRLVALAYRRDGSLAWAGPGLLPGGAWALAPLGADLYSGTAGVTLFLARLAEVTGDAAHRAAAAGALDTLRAQVLRLPRNLAGGLCGYGGVLYALAHLHAIRPDEELAALADNMAAGVGELATDDAEYDVISGAAGSIAGLAAWHAVRPSAAVRTAVAACADQLCARAERQPAGVGWRAASMADVSPRPLAGFAHGAAGPAWALARAATVTGDRRYLPTAAAALAYERSLFDAAAGNWPDVRTGIPHEASFPVLWCHGAVGLGLSRTGLLAAARELGVADLGSDQSAGGGVGGAGTVAELTADLRTALDTAAAAGFGWNFSLCHGDLGALDLFCTAPAVLDEAAAAAAGETALRQTAAILDRLDERGWVCGLAGGGENPALLVGLAGIGYGLLRAAAPDRVPSVLALHPPVAGRNGSSG from the coding sequence GTGGAGGCAGCTCTGGTCGCGCTGCGGCGGGCCATGAGCCAGGCGTTGTCGGCGGTCGAACGGGGCAAGCCGGCGGTCGTCGATCCGGGCCGGTCGGCCCGCGCCGACCGCATCATGGCCCGCTGGCGCGCCCAGCCGCCGTTCCACAAGGCGGGCTGGTTCGACCGTCGGCTGGCTGCGGACGGGTTGACCGTGGAGGTGGTACACGACCAGCTCGCCGAGCCGCCGGACGCGCTGGCCGACCGCGTGGGTCTCGGCCACGCCGGCGCCACCGCCGAGGTTGCCGGTGGCTCGTGGGTGGACGAGCTGGTGGCCGCGTTCGCCACGCCGGCCCCGATCGAGCTGCCCGCCGAGCACGACCTCGCCGCGGTCGCCGGGCCGCTGCTGACTGCCGCCGCCGGCCGGCTGCGTACCGCGCTCGCCCCGCTCGGCGACACCCCGTTCGGCGACCCGGACGCCGCCGTCGCCCGGTTCCTGCCGTCGCTGACCGCACACGCGTACGCGCTGACCCAGCGCAGCATGGTGCTCGAGGTGCAGGTGGCGAAGGTGACCGGTGCGCTGACCGCGGACACCCCCACCGGCCGGTACCGGCAGTTCCTGGACCGGCTGCGGGATCCGGGGATCGCGGCGGGCCTGCTCGCCGAGTACCCGGTGCTGGCGCGCCGGCTGGTGACCGTGTGCCGCAACTGGGTGACCGCCAGCGCGGAGCTGGTGCACCGGCTCGTCGCGGACCTGCCGGAGCTGTCCGCCCGGTTCGCCGGCGGTGCACCGCTCGGCGCAGTGACGCAGCTGGAGACCGACCTTGGCGACCGGCATCGGGGCGGCCGCACGGTGGCCCGGCTGCGCTTCGAGCACGGCGTACGGATCCTGTACAAGCCGCGGTCGCTCGCCGTCGACGCGCACTACCAGCAGCTGGTGGCGTGGCTCAACGGGTACCTGCGGTGGCCGCTCGCCGAGCTGCCCTGCCTGGCGCGCGACGGCTACGGCTGGGTCGCGCACGTGCAGCAGCGGTACTGCTCGGACGGCGCCGACCTGCACCGCTTCTACCACCGGGCGGGCACGCTGACCGCGCTGCTGTACCTGCTGGAGGCGACCGACTGCCACGCGCAGAACCTGATCGCGGTCGGTGACCAGCCGGTGCTGATCGACCACGAGACGCTGCTGACGCCGCGGCTGCGTGAGGATCTGCACGAGCTGTCCGCCGCCGAGCTGGTGGCCAACACCGCGATCGGCGGTTCGGTGCTGCGCTCGGGCATGCTGCCGTACCGGGCCTGGGTGGAGGTCGGTAACGGCGGCGCCGACGTGTCGGCGCTGGGCTGGGACCCGCGCGAGCTGCCGCCGCGGGAGATCCCGGAGCTGCGGGACGCCGGTACCGACGAGGTGCGGGTGGGGTACCGCCGGGTCGGCATCGGGCAGGTCGCGTCCCGGCCGCTGCCGCCGGGCGAACCGCTGCGGTTGGCCGACTTCCGCGCCGATCTCGACGCCGGCTTCACCGAGGCCTACCGCATTCTCGCCGGGCACCGGGAGGCGGTGCGCGAGCTGCTCGACGCGTTCGCCGACGACGAGATCCGGGTGCTGTGCCGGGAGACGATGGAGTACCGCACCCTGGTGGTGGCCGGGCTGCACCCGGACCGGCTGCGCGACGGGCTCGCCGCCGACCGGCACTTGGACCGGCTGTGGGAACTGGTACCTCGGCTGGAGGCGGTCGCGCCGCTGCTGGCGTCCGAGCGCGCCGACCTGGCCGCCACCGACGTACCGGTGTTCACCGCGCGGCCGGGCGGGACCGCGCTGTGCGACGCCGCCGGTCGCAAGCTGCCGGCGGTTTCCGACGAGCCGGCGCTCAGCCTCGCGCTGGCCAAGCTCGACGCGCTGGGGGAGGACGACCTGGCCGCCCAGCGGTCGCTGCTGCGCTGGGCCGTCGAGTCGTCGCGAACCGACCACGTGCCGCAGGCCGACGGCACCGTCGCCGCGGTGGTACCGGCCGCGCCGCTGCCGGCGGCCGACCGGGTCGCGGCCCGCGCGCTGGAGTACGCCGGGCGGGCGGCGGACCGCCTGGTGGCCCTCGCGTACCGGCGGGACGGCAGCCTCGCCTGGGCCGGTCCCGGGCTGCTGCCCGGCGGTGCGTGGGCGCTGGCGCCGCTGGGCGCCGACCTGTACTCCGGTACCGCGGGCGTGACGTTGTTCCTGGCCCGGCTGGCCGAGGTGACCGGCGACGCGGCGCACCGGGCGGCAGCCGCGGGCGCCCTGGACACCCTGCGTGCCCAGGTGCTCCGGCTGCCCCGGAACCTGGCCGGCGGCCTCTGCGGCTACGGCGGCGTGCTGTACGCGCTGGCTCACCTGCACGCGATCCGGCCGGACGAGGAGCTGGCCGCGCTGGCCGACAACATGGCCGCGGGCGTCGGCGAGCTCGCCACCGACGACGCCGAGTACGACGTGATCAGCGGTGCGGCCGGTTCGATCGCCGGGCTCGCCGCCTGGCACGCGGTCCGGCCGTCCGCGGCGGTCCGCACCGCGGTGGCCGCCTGCGCGGACCAGCTGTGCGCCCGCGCCGAGCGGCAACCGGCCGGGGTGGGCTGGCGCGCGGCGTCGATGGCCGACGTCTCGCCGCGGCCGCTGGCCGGCTTCGCGCACGGGGCCGCCGGGCCGGCCTGGGCGCTGGCCCGGGCCGCCACGGTGACCGGCGACCGGCGGTACCTGCCCACCGCGGCGGCGGCCCTGGCGTACGAGCGGTCGCTGTTCGACGCCGCCGCCGGGAACTGGCCGGACGTGCGTACCGGCATCCCGCACGAGGCGTCCTTCCCGGTGCTGTGGTGTCACGGCGCCGTCGGCCTCGGCCTGTCCCGTACCGGCCTGCTCGCCGCCGCGCGCGAGCTCGGCGTCGCCGACCTCGGCTCGGACCAGAGCGCGGGCGGTGGCGTCGGCGGCGCGGGTACCGTCGCCGAGCTGACCGCCGATCTGCGCACCGCGCTGGACACCGCGGCAGCCGCCGGGTTCGGCTGGAACTTCTCGCTGTGCCACGGCGATCTCGGCGCGCTCGACCTGTTCTGCACCGCGCCTGCGGTGCTCGACGAGGCCGCGGCCGCTGCCGCCGGCGAGACGGCGCTGCGGCAGACCGCGGCGATCCTGGACCGGCTCGACGAGCGCGGCTGGGTGTGCGGCTTGGCCGGTGGTGGCGAGAATCCGGCGCTGCTGGTCGGACTCGCCGGCATCGGCTACGGCCTGCTGCGCGCCGCCGCCCCCGACCGGGTGCCCTCGGTACTGGCCCTGCACCCGCCGGTCGCCGGCCGGAACGGCAGCTCCGGCTGA
- a CDS encoding mersacidin/lichenicidin family type 2 lantibiotic codes for MSAEELVRAWRDEDFRLELESAVAHPAGEVDRELYVSTGAASTCNYASVTCAHICSCAA; via the coding sequence ATGTCGGCAGAAGAACTGGTCCGCGCTTGGCGGGACGAGGACTTCCGGCTCGAGTTGGAGTCCGCCGTAGCACATCCGGCGGGAGAGGTCGACCGCGAGCTGTACGTGTCCACCGGCGCGGCGTCCACCTGCAACTACGCCAGCGTCACCTGTGCACACATCTGCAGCTGCGCGGCCTGA
- a CDS encoding formylglycine-generating enzyme family protein translates to MTAGEQPPDPAMVWVPGGTFTMGSDLADYPEEGPPHRVTVDGFWIDPTPVTVVQFARFVTDTGYVTVAERPLDPAQYPNVDRRLLLAGSLVFTPTDKPVDLTDMQQWWRYVPGASWRHPEGPRSDVTGRDDHPVVHVCAEDVEAYAQWAGKQLPTEAEWEFAARGGLDGAPYAWGEEFLPGGKRMANTWVGEFPWHNLKPARRQRTTPVRSFPPNGYGLYDVAGNVWEWTADFYRSNHPATHACCAPPVNPRVDDAEGSYGDQEQGGAHVPRRVLKGGSHLCAENYCRRYRPAARQAQQVESAMSHIGFRCLARPST, encoded by the coding sequence GGCTCGGACCTCGCCGACTACCCGGAGGAGGGGCCGCCGCATCGCGTCACCGTCGACGGGTTCTGGATCGACCCGACCCCGGTCACGGTGGTGCAGTTCGCCCGGTTCGTCACCGACACCGGATACGTCACAGTGGCGGAGCGGCCGCTCGACCCGGCGCAGTACCCGAACGTCGACCGCCGGCTGCTGCTGGCCGGTTCGCTGGTGTTCACCCCGACCGACAAGCCGGTCGACCTGACCGACATGCAGCAGTGGTGGCGGTACGTGCCGGGGGCGAGCTGGCGGCATCCGGAGGGGCCGCGCTCCGACGTCACCGGCCGCGACGACCACCCGGTGGTGCACGTGTGCGCCGAGGACGTCGAGGCGTACGCACAGTGGGCCGGCAAGCAGCTGCCCACCGAGGCGGAGTGGGAGTTCGCCGCGCGCGGCGGGCTGGACGGCGCGCCGTACGCCTGGGGCGAGGAGTTCCTGCCCGGCGGCAAGCGGATGGCCAACACCTGGGTCGGCGAGTTCCCCTGGCACAACCTCAAACCGGCGCGGCGGCAGCGCACCACCCCGGTGCGATCGTTCCCGCCGAACGGGTACGGGCTGTACGACGTGGCCGGCAACGTGTGGGAGTGGACCGCGGACTTCTACCGCAGCAACCATCCGGCCACGCACGCCTGCTGCGCGCCGCCCGTCAATCCGCGGGTGGACGACGCCGAGGGCAGCTACGGCGACCAGGAGCAGGGCGGCGCGCACGTACCGCGGCGGGTGCTCAAGGGCGGCTCGCACCTGTGCGCGGAGAACTACTGCCGGCGGTACCGGCCGGCGGCCCGGCAGGCGCAGCAGGTCGAGTCGGCGATGTCGCACATCGGCTTCCGCTGCCTGGCCCGCCCCAGCACCTAG